In Drechmeria coniospora strain ARSEF 6962 chromosome 03, whole genome shotgun sequence, the DNA window CCTCACACCATGAGCCAAGCCCATCCCGGCTCTCAccccaacggcggcaacgatAGCCATGACGGCAGCCACGGCAACAACGAGATGGCCACTCCGGGAACCGCATTCGACATGCAGTTCACCCCCCTTCTTCCCTCCCAGCTGCTCCTGGGAAGCCCCTTTCAGCCTGGTAGCCCTGCCGCCTTTGGCAGCCCGCAGTTTCAAAGCTTGTCTGGATTCCCCCAGATGGGTAACCGGCACGGAGGCGGCCAGCGGCAACACGGAGGCATGGGAAGCCCTGTCCAGCAGACCATGCCGTCCCAGCCGTACCAAGCCATGGTTTCGCCCTCCACCTACGGTGCGCCGCAATTTTATCCTTCCCACTCGCCGCCTACGGGACCCTTCGGCTTGCAGGCGCCCTTGCAACCCGCTTCCCCCGTTTCCACCGGCTCGGGCCCCGTCACCGGCACCAGCCGAACCGTCTACCTGGGCAACATCCCTCCCGATACGACTGCCGAGGAGATCCTAGGACATGTCAGAAGCGGTCAGATCGAGTCGGTCCGTCTCCTGCCCGACAAGAACTGCGCCTTCATCTCCTTCCTCGACGCGAGCTCCGCCACCCACTTTCACTCGGACGCCATCTTGAAGAAGCTCTGCATCAGGGGACAGGATATCAAGGTTGGCTGGGGCAAGCCGTCCCAGGTCCCCACGCCCGTCTCGCAGGCTGTCCAACAGTCCGGTGCTTCTCGTAACGTGTACCTGGGAAACCTCCCCGACGACATGTCCGAGGAGCAGCTTCGCAAGGATCTTGGCAAGTTCGGTGCCATCGACACCATCAAGATTGTCCGAGAGAAGAACATCGCCTTTATCCACTTCCTCTCCATCATCAACGCCATCAAGGCAGTGACGCAGCTTCCCCAGGAACCCAAGTGGCAGGCTCCCCGCCGCGTCTTTTACGGCAAGGATCGGTGCGCCTATGTTTCCAAGACGCAGCAGCAGAACGCCGCCCAGTATCTCGGCATCGCGCCCGGCTATGCCCACATGCTGACCGGCGCCGACCGAGATCTCATCTCGAGCGCCCTTGCCCAGCAatcggtcgccgccgccgccgttgccaccaccgccggcggAATCAACAACCTGGGCAACCGCACCATCTACCTGGGCAACATCCACCCCGagacgacggtcgaggagaTTTGCAACGTCGTCAGGGGTGGCCTGCTGCATCACATCCGCTACATCCCAGACAAGCACATCTGCTTCGTCACGTTCATCGAccccacctcggccgcctccttctaCGCCCTGAGCAACCTTCAAGGTCTCATGATTCACAATCGACGACTCAAGATTGGCTGGGGCAAGCACTCCGGCGCCCTGCCTCCCGCCATCGCGTTGGCCGTCAGCGGTGGCGCCTCACGGAACGTCTACGTGGGCAACCTGGACGAGAGCTGGACCGAGGAGCGCCTGCGCCAGGACTTTGCCGACTTTGGTGACATCGAGCTGGTCAATACTCTGCGCGAGAAAAGCTGCGCTTTCGTCAACTTTACCAACATTGCCAACGccatcaaggccatcgaggccatccGAGGCAGGGATGAGTACCGCAAGTTCAAGGTCAACTTTGGCAAGGACCGCTGCGGAAACCCACCTCGACAGATGCAGCAACATCAGTCTCCTCGGGGTGACGGAATCTCCTCCCCCCCGGCCCACGGATCCCAGAACGGCGGCTCGCCCCCCCACGGCGGCACTCCCCAGCAGTCGGCAGCGTTGTTCAACGCCACCAACAGCCCCTTGACCATGTACCTGAACCAGCTGTCGCAGCAGGttcagcaccagcaccagcaccacccGATGGGCGTTCCGCAGAACATCGTCTTCAGCGCCGCCCAGCCGTCCCTCAACGAATTCAACGTGGACGTGTCTCAGCAAGGCCAAGCCGCAGGTCACGCGCAGCCTGCCAACGTTTCCAACGGACACCCTGCCAACATGACTGCCTCTGGCGCCACGACGATCGGGGGACTTCTTGCGCCGGGATCCCGTGGCCAACACAGCCGAGCGGTCAGCCTTCCTGCTCTGGCGCCCGGCTTCGAGAACGGCGGCATCAGTCCCAGCAGCCTCCTTGGCagcaacgtcgacgagggcgaacgACGTGGCCACCAGTACCAATCCAGCTACGGCGGAATGGGCGCCGGCGGTTTCGGTCTGGCCATCCAGGGCGGACTGAACGGATGGGCCGAGGAAGAAGTAGTCAACTAGTATGGGCTTGTCGGCGAATAAGACGCCACAGATTGACTCTGTTCTTGATTTTGGCCGTCGATGGTTTCGTTTTGCCAAAGACCTCTCCCGCCCTCCCTCCGATAATTCGTTCTCATGCGGGACCTCGTTGCCCCGCCCCCCTTCCCTTCTTCGTATCCGGGTAATCATCTCCTTTCAGTGTATCATGTTCGGCTTATTATCGCATTTGTATCCTGAACCTTACCGTCGTCTGGCAACATACGACACGAAAGAAAGAAAGAGGGGGGACGGCTGGCTCGCACGCTCGGCTGGTTGTCTCAGGATACTGGGTTGGTTGGTTGGTTTCCTGTAAGAGATATTGGGTACGATGGCATGGGATTGAGAGATGGACTGATGGGACATGTTCACGGCATCCGTATCGGGTGTGTAATTTATATTGCACATGTGCTCCATACACGATGATGGAAAGTTCGAGCAAGCTGGACTGGGCAGGTCGACAGTATCAGCAACATAGCAAGAGATATTTGCCCTCTCGATTGTGGCGCGCGCACGAAGCGTGTGGCCGAGCCCCGATCGGCTGCTGTTGCCGCCCCCCCGTCAGTTCGTACAGCCACACAGCCGTGGACGTGGGTGATGCCGTGGAATAGCCAGCTCCATAATCTGACGATTCAACTTGAACGAATATCAGCTAAGAGAATACGCCATGATGATCTTTCCCATCCAAGCAGATGCTGCGTGAGCGCCAAGTCAAGGATAACGCAACACCGCAGCTCCAGAATGAAGGGGTTTGGGGGTGATGCTAATATCCAGCGGGCTCGGGCTTGGTCGGAAATGCCGGCTCTCCAAGACCAGTGCGACACTGTTTCCTCCAGTTCTGAGGCGTGAATTTGTCTACAACGGCTTTGAATGCCTCCTACACGACGGCTGTCAGAGGGAGATGAGGAATTCGACCAAGGGTATGGCTTGCTTACCAAAGTGCAGAACGACTCGTCTCCCGGAAGGTGGTTTC includes these proteins:
- a CDS encoding negative regulator of differentiation 1; the protein is MQDLNGHVAHGGYNGGGPIRQGHVSKPSNSNTGFSHGAFTSNISGFADRHPRRGNIPSLDPHTMSQAHPGSHPNGGNDSHDGSHGNNEMATPGTAFDMQFTPLLPSQLLLGSPFQPGSPAAFGSPQFQSLSGFPQMGNRHGGGQRQHGGMGSPVQQTMPSQPYQAMVSPSTYGAPQFYPSHSPPTGPFGLQAPLQPASPVSTGSGPVTGTSRTVYLGNIPPDTTAEEILGHVRSGQIESVRLLPDKNCAFISFLDASSATHFHSDAILKKLCIRGQDIKVGWGKPSQVPTPVSQAVQQSGASRNVYLGNLPDDMSEEQLRKDLGKFGAIDTIKIVREKNIAFIHFLSIINAIKAVTQLPQEPKWQAPRRVFYGKDRCAYVSKTQQQNAAQYLGIAPGYAHMLTGADRDLISSALAQQSVAAAAVATTAGGINNLGNRTIYLGNIHPETTVEEICNVVRGGLLHHIRYIPDKHICFVTFIDPTSAASFYALSNLQGLMIHNRRLKIGWGKHSGALPPAIALAVSGGASRNVYVGNLDESWTEERLRQDFADFGDIELVNTLREKSCAFVNFTNIANAIKAIEAIRGRDEYRKFKVNFGKDRCGNPPRQMQQHQSPRGDGISSPPAHGSQNGGSPPHGGTPQQSAALFNATNSPLTMYLNQLSQQVQHQHQHHPMGVPQNIVFSAAQPSLNEFNVDVSQQGQAAGHAQPANVSNGHPANMTASGATTIGGLLAPGSRGQHSRAVSLPALAPGFENGGISPSSLLGSNVDEGERRGHQYQSSYGGMGAGGFGLAIQGGLNGWAEEEVVN